One region of Sphingomonas kaistensis genomic DNA includes:
- a CDS encoding PAS domain S-box protein, producing MPAFLDGGGECGALIKSRDWSSSLGPVERWPQSLKAATGLLLRSPVPMVMLWGDEGIMLYNDGYSVFAGGRHPELLGSRVREGWPEVADFNDHVMKVGLAGGTLSFRDQELVLYRHGRPENVSMNLDYSPVLGDDGKPAGVLAIVIDTTTRVAAERALQARAERLDLFDRLSQAIGDLAAPDEIMAVTARLLGQHMKASVVAYADMEIDENAFTIRGDWAAEGAQSIVGSYSLDTFGETAAKAMHGGTPLIIRDVRGQLGEDEGAKFLSIGIQATICMPYVRAGKLAAMMAVHQNVPRVWSEDELALVAEATERSWAHIVRVRSEAILRESEDRFRNIADHTPVMLWVTDETGYCTYLNRTWYDFTGQKEHEGEGFGWLNAVHEDDRPEAERAFLTANDRQQGYEVDFRIRRPDGSYRWCIDAAAPRFDGSGNFMGYVGSVIDVDERRESVERVRRSEEQLRAIIDQMPVGVAIARVPSGEIFLYNQALEEMLGHPALSEGAETYDRYGGIDHQGRPLPAERYALYRATKEGETVTNEEIRYRRPDGRVITLLAQATPILDDDGKAGIAIVALQDITGRKKAEAHQQLLINELSHRAKNLLAIIQSIAQQTFRGDDPAAAQLTRFEGRLGALSAAHGILTQEKWEAVPLRRLICDTFTAVFSDDERLTLDGPDLMLSPKASVSLAMAIHELATNATKYGSLSQDGGEVAIRWEDDGDRLKLSWKESGGPPVAQPTKRGFGTRMIERGLAAELGGSVRIHYEPDGVRCDVDAPMPAHG from the coding sequence ATGCCAGCGTTCCTCGACGGCGGCGGCGAATGTGGCGCCCTTATCAAGTCCCGTGACTGGTCCTCCTCGCTGGGGCCGGTGGAGCGCTGGCCGCAGAGCCTCAAGGCCGCGACCGGCCTGCTGCTGCGCTCGCCCGTCCCGATGGTGATGCTGTGGGGCGACGAGGGGATCATGCTCTACAACGACGGCTATTCGGTGTTCGCCGGCGGCCGCCACCCGGAGCTGCTCGGAAGCCGAGTGCGCGAGGGCTGGCCCGAGGTGGCCGACTTCAACGACCATGTGATGAAGGTCGGGCTGGCCGGCGGCACCTTGTCGTTCCGCGACCAGGAGCTGGTGCTCTATCGGCACGGCCGTCCCGAAAACGTGTCGATGAACCTCGATTACTCGCCGGTGCTCGGCGACGACGGCAAGCCCGCGGGCGTCCTCGCCATCGTGATCGACACCACGACCCGGGTCGCCGCGGAGCGCGCGCTCCAGGCCCGGGCCGAGCGGCTCGACCTGTTCGACCGCCTGTCGCAGGCGATCGGCGACCTTGCCGCCCCGGACGAGATCATGGCGGTGACCGCCCGCCTGCTCGGCCAGCACATGAAAGCGTCGGTGGTCGCCTATGCCGACATGGAGATCGACGAGAACGCCTTCACCATTCGCGGCGACTGGGCGGCCGAGGGAGCGCAGAGCATCGTCGGCAGCTACAGCCTCGACACGTTCGGCGAGACCGCGGCGAAGGCGATGCACGGCGGCACCCCGCTGATCATCCGCGACGTGCGCGGGCAGCTTGGCGAGGACGAGGGCGCCAAGTTCCTGTCGATCGGAATCCAGGCCACCATCTGCATGCCCTATGTCCGCGCCGGCAAGCTCGCCGCGATGATGGCGGTGCACCAGAACGTGCCGCGCGTCTGGAGCGAGGACGAGCTGGCGCTGGTCGCCGAAGCCACCGAGCGCAGCTGGGCGCACATCGTCCGGGTCCGGTCCGAAGCCATTCTGCGCGAAAGCGAGGATCGCTTCCGCAACATCGCCGATCACACTCCGGTCATGCTGTGGGTCACCGACGAAACCGGCTATTGCACCTATCTCAACCGCACCTGGTACGATTTCACCGGTCAGAAGGAGCATGAGGGCGAAGGCTTCGGCTGGCTGAATGCGGTCCATGAAGATGACCGCCCGGAAGCCGAGCGGGCGTTCCTTACCGCCAACGACCGCCAGCAGGGCTACGAGGTCGACTTCCGGATCCGCCGCCCTGACGGAAGCTATCGCTGGTGCATCGACGCCGCCGCGCCACGCTTCGACGGTTCGGGCAACTTCATGGGCTATGTCGGCTCGGTGATCGACGTCGACGAACGGCGTGAAAGCGTCGAACGGGTCCGTCGAAGCGAAGAGCAACTGCGCGCGATCATCGACCAGATGCCGGTCGGCGTTGCGATCGCGAGAGTGCCTTCGGGCGAGATCTTTCTCTACAACCAGGCGCTTGAAGAGATGCTGGGACATCCGGCACTTTCGGAGGGTGCCGAAACCTACGATCGATACGGCGGCATCGACCACCAGGGCAGGCCCCTCCCGGCCGAGCGTTACGCGCTTTATCGCGCAACCAAGGAGGGGGAAACCGTCACCAACGAGGAGATCAGGTACCGGCGACCGGACGGGCGGGTCATCACCCTGCTAGCGCAGGCGACCCCTATTCTCGACGACGACGGAAAGGCGGGAATCGCGATCGTCGCGCTGCAGGACATCACCGGCCGCAAGAAAGCCGAGGCGCACCAGCAGCTGCTGATCAACGAGCTCAGCCACCGCGCCAAGAACCTGCTCGCGATCATCCAGAGCATCGCCCAGCAGACCTTCCGCGGCGACGATCCCGCGGCGGCCCAGCTCACCCGCTTCGAAGGCCGCCTCGGCGCCCTGTCGGCGGCGCATGGCATCCTGACCCAGGAGAAATGGGAAGCGGTGCCGCTGCGCCGGCTCATCTGCGACACCTTCACCGCGGTCTTCTCCGACGACGAGCGGCTGACGCTCGACGGCCCCGATCTCATGCTCTCGCCCAAGGCGTCGGTCAGCCTCGCCATGGCGATCCACGAGCTGGCCACCAACGCCACCAAATATGGCAGCCTCAGCCAGGACGGCGGCGAGGTCGCGATCCGCTGGGAGGATGACGGCGACCGGCTGAAGCTCAGCTGGAAGGAATCGGGCGGCCCGCCGGTCGCTCAGCCGACCAAGCGCGGCTTCGGCACCCGGATGATCGAACGCGGTCTCGCCGCCGAACTGGGCGGTTCGGTCCGGATCCACTACGAACCGGACGGGGTCCGTTGCGACGTCGATGCGCCGATGCCGGCCCATGGCTGA
- a CDS encoding pirin family protein, translating to MINIRPFASLGHADHGWLDARHHFSFANYHDPSRMGWGRIRVWNDDKIAGKSGFPPHPHRDMEIVTYVRTGAITHQDSLGNKGRTGAGDVQVMSAGSGVVHAEYNLEDEDTTLFQIWIETDRPNASPGWGAMPFPREARDGAFQLLASGEPGDGALTINADARIMGATLKGGSRIELEADPARHLYLVPSAPVRINGVAAGARDGVAITGEASLTIEGDEDAELVLVNAR from the coding sequence ATGATCAACATCCGCCCCTTCGCATCGCTGGGTCACGCCGATCACGGCTGGCTCGACGCCCGCCACCATTTCTCCTTCGCCAATTACCATGACCCGAGCCGCATGGGCTGGGGACGAATTCGCGTTTGGAACGACGACAAGATCGCCGGCAAGTCGGGCTTCCCGCCGCACCCGCACCGCGACATGGAGATCGTCACTTACGTCCGGACGGGCGCGATCACCCACCAGGACAGCCTCGGCAACAAGGGCCGGACGGGTGCCGGCGACGTCCAGGTGATGAGCGCGGGGAGCGGGGTAGTCCACGCCGAATATAATCTCGAGGACGAGGACACGACGCTGTTTCAGATCTGGATCGAGACCGACCGGCCGAATGCCAGCCCGGGCTGGGGCGCCATGCCCTTCCCGCGCGAGGCGCGCGACGGGGCTTTCCAGCTGCTTGCGAGCGGCGAGCCGGGCGACGGCGCGCTGACCATCAACGCCGATGCCCGGATCATGGGCGCGACACTGAAGGGCGGCAGCCGGATCGAGCTCGAGGCCGATCCCGCGCGGCACCTGTACCTTGTCCCTTCGGCGCCGGTACGCATCAACGGCGTCGCGGCCGGGGCTCGTGATGGCGTTGCGATCACCGGCGAGGCCAGCTTGACGATCGAGGGCGACGAGGACGCCGAGCTGGTGCTGGTCAACGCCCGCTGA
- a CDS encoding helix-turn-helix domain-containing protein: MSVGQLEVLRLVNLHLNSKEIAAQLGISSHTVDQRVRGAIRALGVARRSEAARLVDLSDKAGAFAVAPPIAPSADEAQAYQRLIHQAPHIDAGSDQGQSKGAVSSQIRHADRTRGTGTGRLETEQSALYFRSSLLPWSTSQQVSNTWGVGQRLATIVAIAILSSFSAGMLLAGLESLSRLLLR, encoded by the coding sequence TTGAGCGTCGGTCAGCTCGAAGTGCTCCGCCTCGTCAACCTTCATCTCAATTCCAAGGAGATTGCCGCGCAACTCGGCATCTCCAGTCACACCGTCGATCAGCGAGTGCGCGGTGCCATCCGCGCTCTCGGCGTTGCGCGCCGAAGCGAGGCCGCTCGGCTTGTCGATCTGTCCGACAAGGCCGGTGCATTCGCCGTCGCACCGCCCATTGCCCCCTCCGCCGACGAGGCGCAGGCATATCAGCGATTGATACATCAAGCGCCGCACATCGACGCCGGTTCGGACCAAGGCCAGTCAAAGGGGGCGGTCAGTTCTCAGATTCGGCACGCTGATCGCACAAGGGGGACCGGGACGGGGCGTCTCGAAACCGAGCAGAGCGCGCTCTACTTCCGGTCCTCCTTGTTACCTTGGTCGACTTCGCAACAGGTCAGCAATACCTGGGGCGTGGGACAAAGGCTGGCGACGATCGTGGCGATCGCGATCCTGTCCAGCTTCTCGGCGGGCATGCTGCTGGCGGGGCTGGAAAGCCTGTCCCGGCTGCTTCTCCGCTAG
- a CDS encoding AarF/UbiB family protein, producing MSGDEGRAVPRGRLARAGQFGRLAGGVAGGMLAEGARRLAAGERPSSRDLLLTPANLTRLADRLAHLRGAAMKLGQMISLDSGDFLPPELSDILARLRSNAFHMPPQQLSKVLEAEWGKDWRRRFKRFQAHPIAAASIGQVHRAETHDGRVLAIKVQYPGVAESIDADVDNVAALLRVSGLLPAELDIGPLLAEAKAQLAREADYVREGQQLRRYGRLLGDAPEFVVPTLDDTFTTPRVLAMSFVESRPIETLDDAPQDVRDLAMTRIVTLVLREVFDFGVMQTDPNYANYRLLDDGRIALLDFGAAQDVPPAIAQGYRTLLAAALAGDAPAVAHGAVAAGFIGQAVADRHAAALERMVAVVLAELDKPGLFDFGDRAFLGILREEGLAIAADKASWHLPPADLLFVQRKISGTALLGARFKARVDVRRLVAEALTPGTGAA from the coding sequence GTGAGCGGGGACGAAGGCCGGGCCGTTCCGCGCGGACGCCTCGCCCGTGCCGGACAGTTCGGGCGACTGGCCGGAGGCGTTGCCGGCGGCATGCTGGCCGAAGGCGCGCGGCGGCTTGCCGCCGGCGAACGGCCGAGCAGCCGCGACCTGCTGCTGACCCCGGCCAACCTGACCCGTCTTGCCGACCGGCTCGCCCACCTGCGCGGCGCGGCGATGAAGCTTGGCCAGATGATCAGCCTCGACAGCGGCGATTTCCTCCCGCCCGAGCTTTCCGACATCCTCGCCCGGCTGCGCAGCAACGCTTTCCACATGCCGCCGCAGCAATTGTCCAAGGTGCTCGAAGCCGAATGGGGCAAGGACTGGCGGCGCCGGTTCAAGCGTTTCCAGGCCCATCCCATCGCCGCCGCCTCGATCGGTCAGGTGCACCGCGCCGAAACCCACGACGGCCGCGTGCTGGCGATCAAGGTCCAGTATCCGGGCGTCGCCGAGAGCATCGATGCCGATGTCGACAATGTCGCTGCGCTGCTGCGCGTATCGGGGTTGCTCCCGGCCGAGCTCGACATCGGCCCGCTGCTTGCCGAGGCCAAGGCACAGCTCGCGCGCGAGGCCGACTACGTGCGCGAGGGCCAGCAGCTGCGCCGCTACGGCAGGCTGCTCGGCGACGCGCCCGAATTCGTCGTGCCGACTCTCGACGACACCTTCACCACGCCCCGCGTCCTCGCGATGAGCTTTGTCGAAAGCCGCCCGATCGAAACCCTCGACGACGCGCCGCAGGACGTCCGCGACCTCGCGATGACGCGCATCGTCACCCTCGTCCTGCGCGAAGTATTCGACTTCGGGGTGATGCAGACCGACCCCAATTACGCCAACTACCGATTGCTCGACGACGGCCGGATCGCGTTGCTCGACTTCGGCGCCGCGCAGGACGTGCCGCCCGCCATCGCCCAGGGCTATCGCACGCTGCTGGCCGCGGCGCTGGCCGGCGATGCACCGGCGGTGGCGCATGGCGCGGTCGCCGCCGGCTTCATCGGCCAGGCGGTGGCCGACCGCCATGCCGCCGCGCTCGAGAGGATGGTGGCGGTGGTGCTGGCCGAGCTCGACAAGCCCGGCCTGTTCGACTTCGGCGACCGCGCCTTCCTTGGCATCCTGCGCGAGGAAGGCCTCGCCATCGCCGCCGACAAGGCGAGCTGGCACCTGCCCCCGGCCGACCTGTTGTTTGTCCAGCGCAAGATCAGCGGCACCGCGCTTCTCGGCGCGCGGTTCAAGGCAAGGGTCGATGTCCGCAGGCTGGTCGCCGAGGCGCTGACGCCGGGTACTGGAGCCGCCTAG
- a CDS encoding gamma carbonic anhydrase family protein — protein MLPPPRCRSDAWTRKLGRAQRHLIGDVRLGARASVWFGAVIRADNTPILVGEESNIQDGAVCHSDPHAPLTVGRRVTVGHQAILHGCTVGDGALIGMGARVLNDAIIGARCIVGAGALVPEGKSYEEGHLLVGVPARIVRPLTEGELQMLEGSALHYAEKAALYGRELRLQA, from the coding sequence GTGCTACCGCCTCCTCGATGTCGGTCCGACGCTTGGACCCGGAAGCTGGGTCGCGCCCAGCGCCACCTGATCGGCGACGTCCGCCTCGGCGCGCGGGCCAGCGTGTGGTTCGGAGCGGTCATCCGGGCCGACAACACGCCAATTCTGGTCGGCGAGGAAAGCAACATCCAGGACGGCGCGGTCTGCCACAGCGATCCCCATGCGCCGCTGACGGTCGGGCGGCGAGTCACGGTCGGCCATCAGGCGATCCTCCACGGCTGCACCGTGGGTGACGGCGCGCTGATCGGAATGGGCGCCAGGGTGCTGAACGACGCCATCATCGGCGCGCGCTGCATCGTGGGTGCCGGTGCGCTGGTTCCCGAGGGCAAGAGCTATGAGGAGGGCCACCTGCTGGTCGGCGTGCCGGCCCGGATCGTCCGCCCGCTGACCGAAGGCGAACTGCAGATGCTGGAAGGAAGCGCGCTGCATTATGCGGAAAAGGCGGCGCTCTACGGGCGGGAACTGCGGTTACAGGCCTGA
- a CDS encoding TonB-dependent receptor, whose product MALGAIAVLGCAGTAAAQDAAAPAAPTEVQPADDGIEEVVVTARRRDENLQDTPIAISAFSAQVLEDRQVLQTQDLERITPSLQFKPAGQLSGNSASSVVFIRGVGQVDPTAAVDPGVGIYLDEVYLGRAVGGAIDFGDIAGVEVLRGPQGTLFGRNTIGGAILVRTREPEVGSFSGRGRLRLGGDDLAEGFLALNLPIASTMAARVAGGFRKRDGYVIRAFDGKDLGNENGYSLNGAFKWEPSAAFKTFLRADYSKREENGAPFVFAGINEQAPVAAIASVAAGCPGATIPFAPIAPGNPRFGAPNVPLINDVRCANDFQARGDFVNGGNAPVMSMSEVWGVANTATLRLSDALLAKSITAYRKTDSRGVRDADNTPLTLITTDVGSESKQFSQEVQLQADFGTVSGIVGGYYFRETTDERATVFLAFPPSPPVITSLLAGGPGSRDLQVSRLRTNSLAAFGELTWAPIERLEVTGGLRYTTDRKFYQGTVLNLFPATQPDPNPLPTLATTQGGPLFIFNTPNRRKFSALTGSASVQYRWSDALSTYLSYARSFKSGGFNTRYNAATPNNLPVPFADEKVTSYEAGVKTNIGRLRFNVAAFSANYDDIQLIFRQGVVPLLFNAGKARIRGLEAEANYRTSFGLSFDAGLSLLDDKIKSITPIPGATATVTPNDDLPFTPDVQANFGVAYRFNLPNGMSLTPRFDGSYTSKLTFITGSIPLIEENGYFVGNGSLALKLKGGMELSAGVTNIFDERYLIQGNASLATLGYAERIFARPRSWFVQLSSSF is encoded by the coding sequence GTGGCTCTTGGCGCGATCGCGGTGCTCGGATGCGCCGGCACTGCGGCTGCTCAGGATGCGGCTGCTCCAGCAGCGCCGACGGAAGTCCAGCCGGCTGACGACGGGATCGAGGAAGTGGTGGTCACCGCCCGCCGCCGCGACGAGAACCTCCAGGACACCCCGATCGCCATCTCCGCCTTCAGCGCCCAGGTGCTCGAGGACCGCCAGGTGCTCCAGACCCAGGACCTCGAGCGGATCACGCCCAGCCTCCAGTTCAAGCCCGCCGGCCAGCTGTCGGGCAATTCGGCTTCATCCGTGGTCTTCATTCGCGGCGTCGGCCAGGTCGATCCCACCGCGGCGGTGGATCCGGGGGTCGGGATCTATCTCGACGAGGTCTATCTCGGCCGTGCGGTCGGCGGCGCGATCGACTTTGGCGACATTGCCGGCGTCGAAGTCCTGCGCGGGCCGCAAGGCACCCTGTTCGGCCGCAACACCATCGGCGGCGCGATCCTGGTCCGCACCCGCGAGCCCGAAGTCGGCTCATTCAGCGGTCGCGGACGCCTGCGCCTCGGCGGCGACGATCTCGCCGAGGGCTTCCTTGCGCTCAACCTGCCGATAGCGAGCACCATGGCCGCCCGCGTCGCCGGCGGCTTCCGCAAGCGCGACGGCTATGTGATCCGCGCCTTCGACGGCAAGGACCTCGGCAACGAGAATGGCTATTCGCTCAACGGCGCCTTTAAGTGGGAGCCGTCGGCCGCGTTCAAGACCTTCCTGCGTGCCGATTATTCCAAGCGGGAGGAGAATGGCGCCCCGTTCGTGTTCGCCGGCATCAACGAGCAGGCGCCGGTCGCGGCCATCGCCAGCGTCGCCGCAGGCTGCCCGGGCGCGACCATCCCGTTCGCCCCCATCGCGCCGGGCAACCCGCGCTTCGGTGCGCCCAACGTGCCGCTGATCAACGACGTGCGCTGCGCCAACGACTTCCAGGCCCGCGGCGACTTCGTGAACGGCGGCAACGCGCCGGTGATGAGCATGTCGGAAGTGTGGGGCGTCGCCAACACCGCTACGCTGCGCCTGTCCGACGCGCTGCTGGCCAAGTCGATCACCGCCTATCGCAAGACCGATTCGCGCGGGGTGCGCGACGCCGACAACACGCCGCTGACCCTGATCACCACCGACGTCGGTTCCGAATCGAAGCAGTTCAGCCAGGAAGTCCAGCTACAGGCGGACTTCGGTACGGTGTCGGGCATCGTCGGCGGCTATTATTTCCGCGAAACGACGGACGAGCGCGCGACGGTGTTCCTTGCCTTCCCGCCCTCGCCGCCGGTGATCACCTCGCTGCTGGCCGGAGGCCCGGGAAGCCGCGACCTCCAGGTGTCGCGCCTCCGGACCAATTCGCTCGCGGCGTTCGGCGAGCTGACCTGGGCGCCGATCGAGCGGCTCGAGGTGACCGGCGGCCTGCGCTACACCACCGATCGCAAATTCTACCAGGGCACGGTGCTCAACCTGTTCCCGGCGACCCAGCCCGATCCCAACCCGCTGCCGACGCTGGCGACCACGCAGGGCGGACCACTTTTCATTTTCAACACGCCCAACCGCCGCAAGTTCTCGGCGCTGACCGGTTCGGCCAGCGTGCAATACCGCTGGAGCGACGCGCTCAGCACCTATCTGTCCTATGCGCGCAGCTTCAAGTCGGGCGGCTTCAACACCCGCTACAATGCCGCCACGCCCAACAACCTGCCGGTGCCGTTCGCCGATGAAAAGGTGACGAGTTATGAGGCGGGGGTGAAGACCAATATCGGTCGCTTGCGGTTCAACGTCGCGGCGTTCAGCGCCAATTACGACGACATCCAGCTGATCTTCCGCCAGGGCGTGGTGCCGCTGCTGTTCAACGCCGGCAAGGCGCGGATCCGCGGGCTGGAGGCGGAGGCCAACTACCGCACCAGCTTCGGCCTCTCCTTCGATGCCGGGCTCAGCCTGCTCGACGACAAGATCAAGAGCATCACCCCGATCCCGGGCGCGACCGCCACCGTCACCCCCAACGACGACCTGCCGTTCACGCCCGATGTCCAGGCCAATTTCGGCGTCGCCTATCGCTTCAACCTGCCCAACGGCATGTCGCTGACCCCGCGCTTCGACGGCAGCTACACGTCCAAGCTGACCTTCATCACCGGCAGCATCCCGCTGATCGAGGAGAATGGCTATTTCGTCGGCAACGGCTCGCTGGCGCTGAAGCTCAAGGGCGGGATGGAACTGAGCGCGGGCGTCACCAACATTTTCGACGAGCGCTACCTCATCCAGGGCAATGCCTCGCTTGCGACGCTGGGCTATGCCGAGCGCATCTTCGCCCGCCCGCGCAGCTGGTTCGTCCAGCTTTCGAGCTCGTTCTGA
- a CDS encoding LLM class flavin-dependent oxidoreductase, with translation MPILSILDLAPITEGSNAGAALRQAGDLAQAGERLGYHRYWMAEHHSMPGIASAATAVALAYVGSRTSTIRIGSGGIMLPNHAPLIVAEQFGTLASLYPGRIDLGLGRAPGTDQAAAYAMRRSMTSDQNQFPRDVVELMGYFRGEGGAVRAIPGEGLDIPVTILGSSLFGAELAAMLGLPFAFASHFAPQMMMQAIALYRDRFTPSDQLDKPHVMLGFNAFVADSDEEGQLLATSVQQAFVALRTGRPMQLPPPRVGFADSLPPHFREMLDGVLSCSAIGSPATARAQVDDFVAKTGADELIVTSQIFDQQARIRSFELLAEAVRSPALALAS, from the coding sequence ATGCCGATACTTTCCATTCTCGATCTCGCACCGATCACCGAAGGCAGCAACGCTGGCGCTGCATTGCGCCAGGCCGGCGATCTGGCGCAGGCGGGCGAGCGGCTCGGCTACCATCGCTACTGGATGGCCGAGCATCACTCGATGCCGGGCATCGCCAGCGCCGCCACCGCCGTCGCGCTGGCCTATGTCGGGTCGCGCACCTCGACCATCCGGATCGGGTCGGGCGGGATCATGCTTCCCAACCATGCTCCGCTGATCGTCGCCGAACAGTTCGGCACGCTCGCCTCCCTTTATCCGGGCCGGATCGACCTCGGGCTCGGCCGCGCGCCGGGGACCGATCAGGCGGCGGCCTATGCCATGCGGCGCAGCATGACGTCCGACCAGAACCAGTTTCCGCGCGATGTGGTGGAACTGATGGGCTATTTCCGCGGCGAAGGCGGCGCCGTCCGGGCGATCCCGGGCGAGGGCCTCGACATTCCCGTGACCATCCTCGGGTCGAGCCTGTTCGGAGCCGAGCTTGCGGCGATGCTCGGGCTTCCCTTCGCCTTCGCCTCGCACTTCGCGCCGCAGATGATGATGCAGGCGATCGCTCTTTATCGCGACCGCTTCACGCCATCGGACCAGCTGGACAAGCCGCACGTCATGCTCGGCTTCAACGCCTTCGTCGCCGACAGTGACGAGGAAGGGCAGCTCCTTGCGACTTCGGTCCAGCAGGCGTTCGTGGCGCTGCGCACCGGCCGACCGATGCAGTTGCCGCCGCCGCGCGTCGGCTTCGCCGACAGCCTGCCGCCGCACTTCCGCGAGATGCTCGACGGCGTGCTGTCCTGCTCGGCCATCGGCAGTCCGGCGACGGCCCGCGCCCAGGTCGACGACTTCGTGGCGAAGACCGGCGCGGACGAGTTGATCGTGACCTCGCAGATCTTCGACCAGCAGGCGCGCATCCGTTCGTTCGAACTGCTTGCAGAAGCGGTCCGCTCACCGGCGCTCGCGCTCGCAAGCTAG
- a CDS encoding thiol-disulfide oxidoreductase DCC family protein — protein sequence MVTVWFDGGCPLCRREIALMRRLDRRSRIDFVDVADGAATDCPADRAALLARFHAREGDRMLSGAAAFAAMWRAIPMLRPLGEAARFPPLLALLELAYRGFLRIRPALQRRLAR from the coding sequence ATGGTGACGGTGTGGTTCGATGGCGGGTGTCCGCTTTGCCGGCGCGAAATCGCGCTGATGCGGCGGCTCGACCGGCGCTCGCGGATCGACTTCGTCGATGTGGCTGATGGAGCGGCAACCGACTGCCCCGCCGACCGGGCCGCGCTGCTCGCCCGTTTCCATGCCCGCGAAGGCGACCGAATGCTGAGCGGGGCCGCCGCCTTCGCCGCCATGTGGCGCGCCATTCCGATGCTCCGCCCGCTCGGCGAAGCGGCACGCTTTCCCCCGCTGCTGGCGCTGCTCGAGCTTGCCTATCGCGGCTTCCTGCGGATCCGCCCTGCCCTCCAGCGCCGGCTCGCCCGGTGA
- a CDS encoding ATP-binding protein, translated as MDRALAGCAGHCLAAGDHLAIRAMPVPSLVLALLDALEEPALLVERERTQAANRAASDLLGAGLVGQDVRFAIRQPHALDAILRGRPGSFEVVGIGGIDRSFEVVLTALADGLLLVRLVDRSARRAAEKAQVDFVANASHELRTPLAAVLGFSETLADEVPLPEEIRRRFGAQIHSQAERMMVIIRDLMSLSRIAADRFSAPSETLSLGAIIGEAVTAAAPLAESRACRIEVAVEDGGAAVRGDGAQLRQLLDNLIGNAVRYGCPGEGGVIRIGLAEQGEWLRLSVRDWGEGVSARHLPRLTERFYRVDAARSRDGGGTGLGLAIVAQIVERHRGLLQIRSRPGEGTEVEVRLPRA; from the coding sequence GTGGATCGAGCGCTGGCGGGCTGCGCCGGACATTGCCTCGCGGCAGGCGATCACCTAGCCATCCGGGCCATGCCGGTCCCGTCGCTCGTGCTTGCGCTGCTTGATGCGCTGGAGGAGCCGGCACTGCTTGTCGAGCGCGAGCGGACCCAGGCCGCCAACCGCGCCGCGAGCGATCTTCTTGGCGCAGGGCTGGTCGGACAGGACGTCCGTTTTGCCATTCGCCAGCCCCATGCGCTCGACGCCATCCTGCGGGGCCGTCCCGGCAGTTTCGAGGTGGTCGGCATCGGCGGCATCGACCGCAGCTTCGAGGTGGTGCTGACCGCGCTCGCCGACGGGCTGCTGCTGGTCAGGCTGGTCGATCGATCGGCCCGCCGTGCGGCGGAAAAGGCGCAGGTCGATTTTGTTGCCAACGCCAGCCACGAACTGCGCACGCCGCTTGCCGCAGTGCTCGGCTTTTCGGAGACATTGGCCGACGAAGTACCCCTGCCGGAAGAAATCCGGCGCCGCTTCGGTGCGCAGATCCATAGCCAGGCCGAGCGGATGATGGTGATCATCCGCGACCTGATGAGCCTGTCGCGGATCGCCGCCGACCGGTTCAGCGCGCCGAGCGAGACGCTGTCGCTCGGCGCGATCATCGGCGAGGCGGTGACCGCGGCGGCACCGCTGGCCGAAAGCCGGGCGTGCCGAATCGAGGTCGCGGTGGAGGATGGGGGCGCGGCAGTGCGCGGCGACGGGGCGCAGCTTCGCCAGTTGCTCGACAATCTCATCGGCAATGCGGTGCGCTACGGCTGCCCGGGCGAGGGCGGCGTTATTCGAATCGGGCTTGCCGAGCAGGGCGAATGGCTGCGGCTCTCGGTCCGCGACTGGGGCGAGGGGGTGAGCGCAAGGCACCTGCCGCGCCTGACCGAGCGATTCTATCGCGTCGACGCCGCCCGAAGCCGCGACGGCGGCGGGACCGGGCTCGGCCTCGCGATCGTCGCCCAGATCGTCGAGCGGCACCGCGGACTGCTCCAGATCCGCAGTCGGCCGGGGGAAGGAACCGAGGTCGAGGTGCGGCTTCCCCGCGCCTGA
- a CDS encoding response regulator encodes MADPPLRILLVEDEPVIAFALEDMVLELGFEVVGPAFRLAEALDLAGSEQFDVAVLDVNLNEQRSYPVADLLRDRGIPFLFATGYAEGGVDWTEETIVIAKPYSRSQLSRALDQLLQP; translated from the coding sequence ATGGCTGACCCGCCCCTCCGCATCCTGCTGGTCGAGGACGAGCCGGTGATCGCCTTCGCGCTCGAGGACATGGTGCTGGAGCTTGGGTTCGAAGTGGTCGGCCCGGCCTTCCGGCTCGCCGAGGCGCTCGACCTCGCGGGCTCCGAACAGTTCGACGTCGCGGTGCTCGACGTCAATCTCAACGAACAGCGCAGCTACCCGGTCGCCGACCTGCTGCGGGATCGCGGAATCCCGTTCCTGTTCGCGACCGGCTATGCCGAAGGCGGGGTCGACTGGACCGAGGAAACCATTGTCATCGCCAAGCCCTACAGCCGCAGCCAGCTGTCGCGCGCGCTCGACCAGTTGCTCCAGCCCTGA